From the genome of Kluyveromyces lactis strain NRRL Y-1140 chromosome F complete sequence:
AAAAAGAGCTTAATATGTGGAAAGCCTTTGCTTTGAATATGGCCAGCAGAGTTTTGTACATCACTCTGTTTTGACGTAACCGATATGTATACTAGCTTGAGTCTCTACTGAAATACTTGTAAAATGAACGCATATTAGACTATTGAagatttttttcaactaGTTAATAAGCGAACACTGATAcgtcatttttttttatttttttcatggATCGTTTTGTTCGACTCTTCGACTCTTCGGATATTATCTGACGCGCGACACAAAATAATAATGTGAACACTTAAAAAGTATGCGACTTTAATCATGTCCCTGGTTCGACACACTATTCGTTAGACAATGACAGGGTTCCGAGTTCTTAAATCGTACAATTTACCACAATAACTGAAAATGGATTTAGTAGAAAAAATGTGTATTAAGGCAACTAACCTCCATCCCTAGTCTTGTCAACAATATTTGCAGAAAGAGATAAGATTGCAAGATAGTTAACTACCAGCAGagaaaatattcaacaGTCAGAATGCGAGGTATCTTGActctttttgttatttgGCTTCATTTTGTTTATCCTGTCATATGTACTGAATACCTTGTTAGCTTGAAGACTCCAAGAGCTTTAAGGTATGTTTTCAACTTTAAAATCGGCGGGTCCAGTGTCAAGGAATTGATAGAATCGAAGATCCACAGAGAATTCTCATTCGGTAAGTTCAATGCCatttctgttgatattcCTCCTGTTCTAGCGGAtaagttgaaagatgtaCCATTTATAAGTGATGTTGTGGCTAATGTGAAGATTAGTTTGTTCGATGAGTTCCCACAAATCGCTTCAGGATTAAACAATGATCAATATGACTTCGAAactgaagatgaggaagaggcagaagaagatgagggGAGTGATACttatgaagatgatgataattACGACGAGGATACAGACAATGGAGATACCGATTTTAGCGATGACTTCATCTCACAATCTCGAGCTCCAAGACATCTAGCAAGAATTTCTCGAAGAGCACAGTTACCAGTCATCGAGAAAGATGATACCTCATCTGGATTGAAATACCATTACCATGAAGAACACCAGGGTGAAGGGGTTTTCGTTTATGTACTTGATAGTGGAGTTAATCATGACCATCCCGATTTCGAAGGAAGGGCTATGAAAGGTATTGATACTACTGGAGAAGGCTCCGGAGATCTCGTAGGACATGGTACCCATGTTGCAGGTTTAATCGGTTCCAAGACTTATGGAGTGGCCAAGAAAGTTAATATTGTTGAAGTGAAGGTCCTAGATTCCATGGGAAAAGGCACTGTCACAAATATCATCGAAGGATTGGAATATGTCGTGAACCAATGCATCggaaagaagagaaaatgtGTCATAAACATGAGTCTCGGTGCACCAGGAACCCATTCGATTTTAGATAAAGCTGTTTCAGCAGTAATCGAAGAGGGTGTCgtggttgttgttgctggAGGAAACAGTGGATTGAACGCATGTTGGTACAGTCCTGCTAAGGTCAGGAAAGCAATTACTGTGGCTGCAATGGACGATAGAACCGATCTAATGGCACCATTCTCAAACTGGGGCGCTTGTATTGATATATGGGCTCCTGGTGTCAACGTGAAATCCCTTTCCAATAAAGGCCGGGGCACTTTTGTATTGAGTGGAACATCAATGGCATCTCCAATAGTAGCAGGTGCAGCTGCCATCTATTTGGATCAAGGTGCAGACCCTGCTGAAGTGAGAAAGATATTGAGTAAGACTGCTACGAGAGGTgttttcaagaagagaGCTATTGCTGTAAGACCAAGAACTCCAAATAAGGTTCTCTATACAGGAAACAATCAAGAGGATGATGAATTTGCTTACGCAGTTTACCCGATGATTGATGAGATAAAATTCATGGATCAGTTAAAGCAAGCTACAAGTCGAGTGAAACCGCCAAGTGGCGAGATGATTAATCTAGTAACACATGATAGAAAGATACTTAAACCACGATTGAGTAAGTTCCTAAAAAAAGTGAGTAACAATTCTTAATATATTGACATACATAATATACACTTTGTTTTCGTTTTAGAGCAAGAAATCGTTTCGTTTCGTTTCGTTTCGTTTCAGGAAGACACATGCCCTTTTATTCACATGATATTAATTTATGAGCAAACTAGTGATGAAGTGTCTTCCTTCGTTAGACCATTTCGTTGTAAGTTCGTCACAAATGCTGTTATAATTTGTTATAATTGCTAGAGTACCAGCAAGGCCCGCCTGGAGAGGCAGataatagaaaagaaaaatattgaCGAAAGATGACTTTATTAAAATATATACAAGACCATGTATCTCTAAACAAGCTGCTGCTTTATTTCTAGCTCACTCTTTGATGCTTGATTTCAGATATCGACAGTCTCAAGAATGGTGTAGAAAATGGTAATGGAGTAGGAAAACATGCATGGCGAGAATGGTGCTGTGGTGGAACATAGCATGAATTTGCTAAAATTGTCATCATATTGTACATTATACGAAAGGGGAATTCAACATGCAAACGTAAGAtaaaattggatgaaatgGGCGGTCAGTAAATACGAGACATTAGGGGCATATTTCACATTTGAAACAGGATCCTCATGCAAACCATTTCTAAGACCCAATGTAATAGTAGTGTAGAATGAaaggaaacgaaaaaaaaagtttatCGTGTGTTTATATATCCACAGGTTtatccttttctttctttcaacttaTAAGATTACAGACTTGATACCGCACCATcctgcagcagcagcagccaTCAAAGCGGATGCGTAACCCATTGGTTTCAATCCTCTAGAAGATCTGAAAATAGCACCAGTTAAAGCACCAGCTGCCACTGAGCCAGCAACATCATGCTTACCTCTGAAAGAATCGATCACTGAGTTGATCAAGTTGTAAGTTAAGGCCAACACACCAGCATTGTTACCCAAAAATGGACCTCTTCTTGTGATATGGTTTAATACTGtattcaattgcaatttACCTGGTGAGTTAGGTGGGATGTTCTTCAACCCTTCAATGAACCCATAAGAACCACCAAGACCTAAACCAACCAAGTATACAGCACCAGTACCGTAACATAAATCGTCTGTCCAACCTCTAGATGGAATCAAACCTTGAGAACCttccattgaagaaagctgttcttcttccaaatccatATACTCAACACCACGCTCTAGCCCTGCTAATGGGTGAAGCTGTGATGGACTTAATCCTCCTGGAACAGAAATAACGTTCGACACATTCGAAATTGATGATGGATCGAATCCTAGAGTTTGTTTCAgtttatcatcattttgttcAACTGGTGTAGTATTTTCTTGTGAGTCTGTAGATGACTTCTTACCACCGAAGAGCCAAGACATAGCTATactttattattattattattagcCTTAGTTTATATGGTATCGGTCAAAGGATGAAAAATCAGGAAGAGATTAGACCCGGTCCGTATTCGACAATAATGAAGCCCTGTATTTATCGGAGTATTGCCTTGATAGACTGAAATGCAATGGTAACCTAGCAAAATACCAATACGGAAAAGATGTCTTTGTCTTAGTATCTACAACTCAAACCTTCGAGGGTGATTCAACGTATCATACTACTACTTTAAACACTTTTCGATTGTAAAATTATATTTCActaatttttcaaaatttcaaaatatttcaagaactacggttttttttttcttcctcttgtttcttcttgctTCACAAGAGACTCTGTGATTTCAAGACCATTCAAGGTAAAATCAACGAATCGTACAAAATGATGATTCATGTAACCGGAACCGTTCTGCAGATGTAGCTGACCTCTGTTTTGAGCGCAGCGAAGGGTAAacagagagaaaaaaatttgtcatTTCATTTAGCATTTCTAGcgacaaaaaaaatatttaaAACTGACGCCCGCCATGAGACAATGTTATTTCACACGACATTGCAAAAGTTATCACTGGGTTTCCAAACAGATATCAACTGAGGTATCTTTGGATGAAACTTTACCTACGCAGATTGATAGAAATCTGTAAAAAGGAGCGCATTGCCCTTAAATTCGTACAAAGAATACAAAGGAAAATTGGGGATTTGTTAGGAAACGACTTTTCTGAAATTATACATTTTCAAACcagtatatatatataaagggATCCGTATAAACCTTTCATATCAATGTACTGTCGCtaatgtttttttttaaaatCGCCTGGGATAATTTGTGAAAGCATTTCAGATACTAAGGTAGCATACATGCACTAACGCATTTCAAGGCTTCACACTTTTGAATAAACATAAATTTAATATAAAGAGTGCAGTTTTACATGAAAAGGACGCTGGAACATATGTCAGTCTGCCCCTCAGAAAAACTCCGATGAATAATTTAGagaatcatcaattttCATTCTCTGATGATTTGTTACACTGTGATTACACGATAA
Proteins encoded in this window:
- the TIM23 gene encoding protein transporter TIM23 (similar to uniprot|P32897 Saccharomyces cerevisiae YNR017W MAS6 Essential protein of the mitochondrial inner membrane component of the mitochondrial import system), giving the protein MSWLFGGKKSSTDSQENTTPVEQNDDKLKQTLGFDPSSISNVSNVISVPGGLSPSQLHPLAGLERGVEYMDLEEEQLSSMEGSQGLIPSRGWTDDLCYGTGAVYLVGLGLGGSYGFIEGLKNIPPNSPGKLQLNTVLNHITRRGPFLGNNAGVLALTYNLINSVIDSFRGKHDVAGSVAAGALTGAIFRSSRGLKPMGYASALMAAAAAGWCGIKSVIL
- the RRT12 gene encoding Rrt12p (some similarities with uniprot|P25036 Saccharomyces cerevisiae YOR003W YSP3 subtilisin-like protease III) translates to MRGILTLFVIWLHFVYPVICTEYLVSLKTPRALRYVFNFKIGGSSVKELIESKIHREFSFGKFNAISVDIPPVLADKLKDVPFISDVVANVKISLFDEFPQIASGLNNDQYDFETEDEEEAEEDEGSDTYEDDDNYDEDTDNGDTDFSDDFISQSRAPRHLARISRRAQLPVIEKDDTSSGLKYHYHEEHQGEGVFVYVLDSGVNHDHPDFEGRAMKGIDTTGEGSGDLVGHGTHVAGLIGSKTYGVAKKVNIVEVKVLDSMGKGTVTNIIEGLEYVVNQCIGKKRKCVINMSLGAPGTHSILDKAVSAVIEEGVVVVVAGGNSGLNACWYSPAKVRKAITVAAMDDRTDLMAPFSNWGACIDIWAPGVNVKSLSNKGRGTFVLSGTSMASPIVAGAAAIYLDQGADPAEVRKILSKTATRGVFKKRAIAVRPRTPNKVLYTGNNQEDDEFAYAVYPMIDEIKFMDQLKQATSRVKPPSGEMINLVTHDRKILKPRLSKFLKKVSNNS